TTTCAAGAGACAGTCGGAGAATGTTGTTTGGATTAAAACGTAAAATGCATTCAATTTTATTGACTTAGCGAGTAGTAATAATATAAAACCAACCTTACAGACtagtacaaaaaaaactctaccgGGTTTATACTTTCAGCAGGTAGTATCTAAATCTAAACACAAATGTATATAATACATCTACAGACACGATCGAATCCCTCCCCGCCTCAGTTCTTCAGCGCGACCTTCTCGGTGAATTTGTAAAAGTCCTGGTGCGCCTCCTGGTAGTACGGCGTCATGGTGTAGCGGACCTTCTCGAGCCACGCCGCCAGCTTGGGCCGGCCCTCGAACGGGTCGACGCCGACAATCTTGGGCTGCTCGACCTCGCAAGCGGCCAGAATGTCGGCGATCGTGATGCGATCGCCCACGATGAACCTCCCCGGCGCGATCCAGTCCCGCTCCAGCTGATTCAAATTGGAGTCCACCAGCTGGCGGTACTCCTGGACGCGCTCACCCACCGAGCGCTGATCGCGCCGGGCCTCTTCCGGATACTTTTGCTGGACGACAAAGGTGTTGAACAGCTTGGAGCTGTTGTCCGCCTGCCACTCCAGGTACTCGTCGATCTGCGCCCGCAGCTTGGTGTCCCGCGGGTACCAGTGCTCCGGGATGAGCTTCTCGCGGATCAGGTACTTGAGGATCGTCACGCCGCTCGACAGCTTGAAGCCGTCGTCGATGATGCTCGGGACCTGCTGGAACCGGGTTACGTACTCCTTGTAGCCATCGGCCAGGTGTTCACCTGAAATAAGACGGAGAAGATCTTATTTAGAAGTTTGTTCCAATAGAAACCCACTGAAAAAAGTACGGCGGAGGTTGATTTTAGCTCAAAATGGGTTACCACGCGTCAGCGTGTATGATGTAAACAAAGAGCTGTCATTGACACGCTTACGACTTGACTTGTTTACGACTTGCCT
This is a stretch of genomic DNA from Culex pipiens pallens isolate TS chromosome 1, TS_CPP_V2, whole genome shotgun sequence. It encodes these proteins:
- the LOC120417692 gene encoding glutathione S-transferase theta-1-like, translated to MPRPVKFFYDLLSTHSRALYMFFEATKIPYDPIPVCATKGEHLADGYKEYVTRFQQVPSIIDDGFKLSSGVTILKYLIREKLIPEHWYPRDTKLRAQIDEYLEWQADNSSKLFNTFVVQQKYPEEARRDQRSVGERVQEYRQLVDSNLNQLERDWIAPGRFIVGDRITIADILAACEVEQPKIVGVDPFEGRPKLAAWLEKVRYTMTPYYQEAHQDFYKFTEKVALKN